In one window of Candidatus Methanosuratincola sp. DNA:
- a CDS encoding helix-turn-helix domain-containing protein has translation MRPSCEVVSRYVLPVFRSMVAKNMMSKYKLSQSEVASRLGVTQAAISHYLKSKRGAKMASELEKMPEVKAAVARISEELMRDRSDDDLVFEEFCGLCKIIRREASFWERVEEILANR, from the coding sequence ATGCGCCCTTCTTGTGAGGTCGTCTCCCGCTACGTTTTGCCGGTCTTCAGGTCGATGGTTGCCAAGAACATGATGAGCAAGTACAAGCTCTCACAGTCCGAGGTCGCGTCAAGGCTGGGCGTGACCCAGGCTGCCATAAGCCACTATCTAAAGTCGAAGCGCGGAGCAAAGATGGCCTCAGAGCTGGAAAAGATGCCTGAGGTTAAGGCAGCTGTTGCCAGGATCTCCGAAGAGCTGATGCGCGACCGCAGCGATGACGACCTCGTCTTCGAGGAATTCTGCGGTCTCTGTAAGATAATCAGGAGAGAGGCATCGTTCTGGGAAAGGGTTGAGGAGATACTAGCCAACCGGTGA
- a CDS encoding MBL fold metallo-hydrolase, with protein sequence MRVNQIKVPFPSEYGSGRGTNAYLLEGELKILVDSGLDSEENRRFIRKALQKAGAWDLDVILLTHGHLDHFSLGVYIQQETGAVLMVHEADSEMLSDYGSHFSKQFEETYEHAVEGGFDPSILGEARIKLVTAASIISRPAVHETFTETCLAGGTVKTIRLPGHTEGSIGVVVGDSVFCGDAAIEGSTAVRDLKEEFDSLEKLKVFKGVYPGHERSPLTRADIEALEVHFVSRLEEVLKATKGGATLKEIVVSLYRGLDMGQAPYRLILPINQAVTYLKYLETEGHVEKRGRMWYSFRESLSSPVG encoded by the coding sequence ATGAGAGTCAACCAGATTAAGGTCCCTTTTCCTAGCGAGTACGGGAGCGGCAGGGGCACGAATGCGTATCTGCTCGAGGGGGAGCTCAAGATCCTCGTCGACTCCGGGCTCGACAGCGAAGAGAATAGGAGGTTCATACGGAAGGCGCTCCAGAAGGCGGGGGCATGGGATCTTGATGTCATATTGCTGACACACGGGCATCTAGATCACTTCAGCCTAGGCGTGTACATCCAGCAGGAGACAGGCGCAGTATTGATGGTACACGAAGCCGACTCAGAGATGCTCTCAGACTATGGCAGCCATTTTTCAAAGCAGTTCGAAGAAACGTATGAGCATGCGGTGGAGGGCGGCTTCGATCCAAGCATACTAGGGGAGGCGAGGATCAAGCTAGTCACCGCGGCTTCGATTATCTCTAGGCCTGCCGTCCATGAAACATTTACAGAAACTTGCCTCGCAGGCGGGACGGTGAAGACCATTCGGCTGCCAGGGCACACAGAGGGCAGCATAGGCGTTGTCGTCGGGGATTCGGTCTTCTGCGGAGACGCAGCGATCGAGGGCAGCACCGCTGTAAGGGACCTCAAGGAGGAGTTCGATTCGCTGGAGAAACTCAAGGTTTTTAAAGGGGTGTACCCTGGGCACGAGAGGTCGCCGCTCACGAGGGCGGACATTGAAGCACTGGAGGTCCACTTTGTTTCAAGACTGGAGGAGGTGCTCAAAGCGACTAAGGGAGGGGCGACGCTCAAGGAAATAGTGGTTTCACTCTACAGGGGGTTAGACATGGGTCAGGCGCCCTACAGATTGATACTCCCCATAAACCAGGCAGTCACCTACCTGAAGTACCTGGAGACCGAGGGACATGTTGAGAAAAGGGGAAGGATGTGGTACTCCTTCAGAGAGAGCCTCTCTTCACCGGTTGGCTAG